The nucleotide window TTTCTTTTTTAGAGAGTAAAAAATACCCGCTTGCAGCGGGTATTCAGAACAGATTTTATTTAGATGCTGCACGGATAAACGCCTTGAACAGCGGATGCGGTGTAGCAACAGTACTTTTATATTCCGGATGATACTGTACTCCTACATAAAACGGATGATTTTCCAGTTCCAAAGTCTCCACCAGACCGGTATCAGGATTTACACCGCTGGGGATAAGTCCGTTGGTTTCATATTCTTCCTTATACTGGGAATTGAATTCATAGCGGTGACGGTGTCTTTCGGAAATATTTCTGGAACCGTAAATTTCCATTAACCGCGAATTAGGCTTCAGTGCGCATTTCCAGGCACCCAACCGCATGGTTCCGCCTTTATTTTCCACACTTTTCTGCTCTTCCATCAGAGAGATCACGGGCTCCGGAGTTTCAGGATCAAATTCCATGGAATTTGCTTTTTTGTAACCCAGCACATTTCTGGCAAACTCCACCGTCATGATCTGCATACCCAGACAGATTCCCAAAAGCGGAATATTGTTCTCCCTTGCGTATTTAGCCGCCAGGACCTTGCCTTCAATGCCGCGGTCTCCAAATCCCGGGGCAATAAGCAGCCCGTCTACACCCTGAAATGTATCTTTTAGGGTATCTTCGGAAACATCACCACTGTACACCCATTTCACACGCACTTCTGTATCCAGATCTGCTCCGGCATGAATGAAAGCTTCGGCGATGGATTTGTAGGAATCCTGCAGAGAAACATATTTCCCAACCAGGGCAATCTCTACCGATTTCTTAGGATTCTGATATTTTTTCAGGAAATGCTTCCAGTCTTTCAGGTCAGCCTCCTTATCTGATTTCAGATCAAGTTCTTTAAGTACTACATCATCAAAATTCTGTTTCTGAAGGTAAAGGGGAACCTCATAGATTGTTTCCAGGTCTTTACATTCGATGACATTTTCCAGAGACACATTGCAGAACTGGGCCAATTTTGCACGCTGCTCCTTTGGGATTTTATGCTCCGTACGGCAAACAAGGACGTCGGCCTGGATACCGCTCTCCATCAACTGGCGTACGGAGTGCTGTGAAGGCTTGGTTTTAAGTTCACCGCTCGCTGCCAGATAAGGCAGAAGGGTAAGATGAATGACCATGGAATTATTATCGCCCAGTTCCCATTTTAGCTGTCGTACACTTTCTA belongs to Chryseobacterium sp. and includes:
- a CDS encoding CTP synthase, yielding MSKKNTKYIFVTGGVTSSLGKGIVAASLGLLLKSRGFNVTIQKLDPYINIDPGTLNPYEHGECYVTEDGAETDLDLGHYERFLDSNTSQNNNVTTGKIYQTVIEKERKGDFLGKTVQVIPHITNEIKRRIKILAKQNYDIIITEIGGTVGDIESLPYIESVRQLKWELGDNNSMVIHLTLLPYLAASGELKTKPSQHSVRQLMESGIQADVLVCRTEHKIPKEQRAKLAQFCNVSLENVIECKDLETIYEVPLYLQKQNFDDVVLKELDLKSDKEADLKDWKHFLKKYQNPKKSVEIALVGKYVSLQDSYKSIAEAFIHAGADLDTEVRVKWVYSGDVSEDTLKDTFQGVDGLLIAPGFGDRGIEGKVLAAKYARENNIPLLGICLGMQIMTVEFARNVLGYKKANSMEFDPETPEPVISLMEEQKSVENKGGTMRLGAWKCALKPNSRLMEIYGSRNISERHRHRYEFNSQYKEEYETNGLIPSGVNPDTGLVETLELENHPFYVGVQYHPEYKSTVATPHPLFKAFIRAASK